From Candidatus Bathyarchaeia archaeon, the proteins below share one genomic window:
- a CDS encoding deoxyhypusine synthase family protein yields FVPALPDSSIGFSLMYANRRGGRNIVLNGLKDVEESVRITEDSSITGVVYIGGGVPKNFIQQTAVIASYQTKHDRSHKYAVQVTMDMPFWGGLSGSTLEEGKSWGKISRSAKTATCYMDASVALPLIAHALAEENVRRRTAPRFHWKDSDLTIEFKALT; encoded by the coding sequence TTTCGTCCCAGCCCTACCTGACAGCTCAATCGGGTTCTCCTTAATGTACGCTAACCGTCGAGGAGGCAGAAACATCGTGTTGAACGGTTTAAAGGATGTAGAGGAGTCGGTGCGGATCACTGAGGATTCCTCCATTACAGGCGTCGTTTACATTGGAGGAGGAGTTCCGAAAAACTTCATCCAGCAAACAGCCGTCATAGCCAGTTACCAGACGAAGCATGATAGAAGCCACAAATACGCTGTCCAGGTCACGATGGACATGCCCTTCTGGGGTGGGTTAAGCGGATCCACTTTAGAAGAGGGGAAAAGCTGGGGTAAAATCTCCAGGTCGGCGAAAACGGCGACATGTTATATGGACGCAAGCGTGGCTTTACCGTTAATCGCCCACGCATTAGCCGAGGAAAACGTTAGAAGGAGGACGGCACCACGCTTTCACTGGAA